ACATGTATTTGATCTCACGGTCAGCCTCTTCTGAGAATGCCATTTCCTTGCGGAGCATTCTGTCGGTGAAACGTGCGATGTTGTCTGCGTTGTCGCCGAGTTTTTCAAGGTTCTGGATAACAACTTCCAGTTCCTCAATTGTCTTGGCGGTTTCAGAGCTTATGTTCTGGCGGGACAGCAGAGAGAGGAAATCGTTGAACTCTTTCTCATACTGATCCAGCTTGACTTCCATAAGCTTAATTTCTCCGGTCTTAGACACTTTTGTGCTGTAGGATTCTTTTGCAAGATTCAGCATATCCATTGATATTCTGGACATGTTCACAACCTCTTTTCTGGCCTGAGCAATGGCTATTGAGGGTGTTTTGAGCATGTTTGCATCCAGACGGAGCATTTTTGTCATAGTGTTTTCTTCAGGCTTGATCAGCTTTTCGCAAAGTTTTGCTATAAGCGGAAGGAAGGGAAGGAACACTATAGTGTTTATAATATTGAATGATGTATGAATATTTGCGATGTGTCTTGCGATGTTGGGCTTGGAACCGTCAGCGGCGATAAAATCCACTGCTCCAGGGGTTATGGCATCCACAAAATGGATGAGAACCGGCAGGAGAACCAGCATATAGCATACACCTATGAAGTTGAAAAGGAAATGACCCAGTGCGGCCTGTTTCGCAGTTCTGTTTGCGCCAAGTGCGGCAAGATTCGCTGTTATGGTTGTTCCTATGTTTTCACCCATAACAAGTGCTGCTGCGGCTGTGAAATCCAGTGCTCCTGTGGAGGCGAGGGCAATAGTTATACCCACTGTTGCGGAACTGCTCTGAACCACCATGGTGAGTACAGCACCGGCCAGACAGGCTATTATTGGGTTTTTGCCGAAGAAGACAAACATATCCACAAATCCCTGCATCTCACGCAGAGGCACAAAAGCTTTTGTCATGGCCTCCATTCCGTAGAAGAGAAGACCGAAGCCGAGTATGATTTCTCCGTAGTATTTCAGTTTTGAGTTGGTGCTGAACATTGCAAAAACAACACCGATACCTATTGCGGGCATGGCAATGGCCGTAACCTTGAATGCGATAAGCTGTGCTGTGATTGTTGTTCCGATGTTAGCTCCGAAAACAACGCTGAGAGCCTGCATAAGGTTCATTAGCCCTGCGTTAACGAAGCCGACCACCATGACTGTTGTTGCTGATGAACTTTGGATAATAACTGTTACTGCTGTTCCGACGATAGTTCCGATGAACCTGTTAGAAGTGAATTTTTCGATTATTCTTTTAAGACCCTCTCCTGCACTCTTCTGAAGCCCCTCGGACATCAGCTTCATACCGAACAGGAACATACCCAGTCCGCCCATCGTGCCGAACAGGATTTCAACCCATAGGGAGTCAAACATACGTCACCGCCACTGTTTATAAAATCAGTGACAGAATACAGAGATGTTAAAAAAATGCAAGAAAAAAGTCAGGTTTTTGTGTTGTTAAATTTTTGTCAAATCTCAATTTTCTTCTTTTCTTCAAGGACTACCGTGAAAGTGTTGCCGCCTTTTTTATTGTTCTGAACGGAAACTTTTCCATTGTAGAGTGAGACTATGTGCTTGACTATTGAAAGACCGAGGCCTGTGCCTGTGGAGTGCTGGTTTTTGGATTTGTCCATAGTGTAGAAACGTTCGAAGATCCTCTGCTGTTCTTCAACGGGTATTGCGGGACCTTCGTCCGCAACGTTCAGTGTGACCTTGCCTTCCGACTGTTCCAGTGAAACCTTTATGGTTTCGCCGGAGGAGTATTTGACTGCGTTGTCAACCAGATTGGTTATTATACTGTTCAGATGTTCCCGCAGAACGTATGCCTCGTCGGCTTTCGATTCCATGGTGATTGTCTGGGGTCTGTCTTCGTAATAGGATTCTATCTCCTCTTTCAGCTCCTGAATGTTCGTCGGTTCTTCAATGTTTATGTCCTCACGGAGCATTTCAAGCCTGTGGAGCTTAAGAATATCGTTGATCAGCAGATTCAGCCTGTTTGAGCTGTTATAGATTATGTTGATGAATTTGTCGTGGAACTTCCTGTCCATGTCGGGGTCGTTCATTATGGTCTCTGAGTAGCCCATTATCATGGCCAGAGGTGTTTTAAGCTCGTGGGTGATGTTGCCTATCAGTTCCGCTTTAAACTGCTCATATTCGGCTCTTTCTGTTATGTCGAAAAAGGCTATCAGCTTTTCGTTGTCGAAAACCCTTATATATATTTCATAGATACGCCCTCTTAGGCTCTTCTGAATTCGTTTTGAGTCGGTGGCAGTAAGAATGTCCGTCAGGAAGGAGAGAGCTTCCATGTCGTTTGTCTGCTTAATGATGTTCTGCCCCTCTTTAAGGTTGCTGCCGAGGTATTGAACGGTGCGTTCGTTGAAGTGCAGAACGGAATCTTTACTGTCCAGAAGGATTATGCCCTCTTCAAGGATTCCGAAGATATGGTTCAGCTTCTGTTTTTCGTGTTCAAGCTGTTTTGTCTTCTGGAGCATGGAGTTGTATATTCGGTAGATTACGCTTACCAGTTTTGTGAGGGTTTTGTCGCTGAAGGAGGGGAAATATATCTTTGTTTCGCCCGCCTCTATTCTGTCGGCCACCAGAGAGAGCTGATGGATGGGGTTGCTTATGCGTCTTGCAAGATAGAGCGAGATAAGCCCCACCACGATGAAAAGGAAGATATAGGTCGAGACGCTCTGTTTTATCATGTTGTCCTGAATTGCTTTCAGGTCGGACATGGGGTAGGAGACCCTGAGCACCAGCCCGCTGTCGTATTTCATTGCGAAATAGCTCATGGACTTTTCAGTTGTGGTGCTTCTTCTTATGGAGTGCCCTTCGCCTCTGATGAAAGCATCGGCAACTTCCGGTCTTCGTGAATGGTTCTCCATTTTTTCTATCTGCTGTTCGCCGAAATAGGAATCATCAACAACAGTGCCGTCTTTTCTGATAATGGTGACACGGATTCCCGTGTTTTTGGAAAGCTCGGCAAGCTGGGAATGGGTCTGTTCATCGAACGTATTTTTGAACTTGTAACCTTTCAGTATCTCCGCTTTATTCCGCATTTCCGACTCGAACTTGACCAGTTCGGCCTGCATGAGCTTTTTGGTGCTCATGTGCCAGCCCAGTCCCAGAATGAGGGCTATGGGAATGTAAATTACGAAGAAAACTTTAAGGTACGATCTCATATGTCTGCTCTGTAACCTATCTTGGGCACGGATTTTATGAATGCGCCCTTGTCGCCGAGTTTTTTGCGGAGCGATGAAACGTGTGTGTCCACCGTGCGTGTGTATACGTCGGACTCATAGCCCCACACGGCGTTGAGTATCTGGTTTCTGGTGAAGACTCTTTTAGGATGTTTCAGAAGCATCAGCAGAAGCTCATACTCTTTGTTCGTAAGACTCACGTCCTCTCCGTCCACTGTAACGGTATAATTTCCGGTGTCAATGTTTATTCCGTTGATGGAAATGACCTTTGACTTGATGGCGGGGTTTCTGCGGAGGATGGCGTTTATCTTGGCGATGAGGATCTTTATGCTGAACGGTTTTGTCAGGTAGTCGTCAGCCCCCATCTCCAGACCGTTTATGATATCCTGCTCGGCGTTCTTTGCGGAGATTATGATTATCGGTACGCCGGAGAATTTTTTGTTGTTCCGCACGATCTGGAGAAACTGCATTCCCTTGAGGCCGGGGAGCATGAGGTCGAGGAGGATTATATCCACCTCGTTGTTCTCAAGGTGGATGAGACCCTCGTTTGCGTTGTCGAAACAGATGGTCTCGCAGTTCTCTCTGGAAAGGTTATAGGAGATAAGATCCCTTATCTCCTCATGATCTTCTATTACAAGGACTTTTATCATGCTTCCTCCTCTTCGACGGTCAATACCGTGTGGCGGATGATCTTGCCTTCAACCATATAGTAAACCATTTCTGCAATGTTGGTTGCGTGGTCGGCTATCCTCTCCAGTCTTCGGGAGATGTTGAGAACGGAGAGAACGGCGTGGAGCTTGGTAACGTCCTCCATAGTGTATGTGAGCAGTTCCCTTGTGACCTGATCGTTCAGCTGATCTATCAAATCGTCACGCTTTATGACGTCAAAGGCCAGCTTTGTGTCGGAGTTGAAGAACGCCTCAAGCGAGTCGTGTATCATTCCTGTGGCGATCTCTGCCATCTTGGGGATGTCGATGTAGGGCTTGAGCTGGGGCTGTTCGGAGAGCCTTATTGAGTCTCTGCATATGCTGACGCTGTGATCGCCCACTCGCTCGATGTCGGTTATTATGCGTGTTGCCGTGATAACGTATCTCAGGTCGATGGCTTTGGGTTCAAAGAGTGCGAGCATTTTTACACAGTGCTCGTCTATGTCAACATCCAGCCTGTCGAGGCGCTCGTCCTCTTCGATAACCTTAAGAGCCAGTTCCGGATCACGGTTCACCAGTGATTTGATGGAGTCGGAAACCATCTTTGTCGCTGTTGTCGCCATTTCCGCAAGCATACCCTTAAGCTGGATGTATTCTTTTTCCTGTCTGATTGCTGCCATTTGCTGTCACCTCATAAATGCTTAGGTCATTGAGTATATCTGCCATTATAACATTGATTAGGGCAAATTGAACCTATCGCTTCAGGACAACAATAATTAAAATCTGTAAGATGCCTGTGAAAAAGATGTCAAAGAGATGTAAAATTATGAGTTTTGTGTCAGATATTTCGGGATTTCTTCAGAGCGGCGCTGTGTTCGCCCATGCATTTGCCCATCACCGAGAGCATAAGCTGAACCTCTCTTTCGGTGAGATTTTTCGATTCTGTCATGCGGCGTATCTCCTCGAATATTTTTTCGGGGTTCTGCGGGTTCAGGTATCCGAAGGTTGTCAGAAACGTGCGCATCTTTTCAGTCAGGGCATCCATGAGGGCTCTGCCGGCATATTTTATGTCGGCTTCGTGGGGTACGGGCTGAATGTCTTTTATCTCCCAGAGAACCACCATAACCGCTTGAGCAAGGTTCATGCTGGGAAACGCTTCTGATGTGTCGAGGCTTACATATCTGTGGCATGAGGAAAGCTGAGTGTTTGAAAGCCCCGCCTTCTCGTTTCCGAAAAGCAGTCCGGCCGTCAGCCCCTTTGAGCGGATGTCGTTCAGGCATCCTTTAAGCTCAGAGAGATGTATGTGCCGGGCTTCGGTCTGCGGGGTGCGCATGCTTATTCCGATTATTCTGTCGGAACCTTTGATAAGCCCGTCAAAATCCTCGGTCTGCCTTGCGTTCTCAAGGATATCTGAGGCGATGAGCGCATATTTTAAAGCTGTGGGGTGGAGCCTGTTCAGTCTGCCTGAGTAGGAAAGGTCGGAGAACCCTGTGTTTGCCATGGCACGGGCTATGAAACCGAGATTAACAGCACCTTCGGGGTTTGAAAGAAGAACCTTGATACCTTCCAAATCAGCTTGTCCTGTTGGATATTCTCAAAATCCTCTCGTAGTTGTACATAACGGCCTTGTAGTATTTTTCTGATACTGCGCCGCCGCTTCTCATCTGTTTCTGAAGGTTGCCGGGACCCATGTTGTAGGCTATGAGGGCATATTTCTGATTGTCGTATTTATTCAGCAGATAGGCGAGGTAGCTTATACCTATGCGGATGTTCTTCTGAGGGTCAAAAAGCTCTGAGCGGCTGCCGAGGTTTATGTTTTCGTGCATATCGGACACATAAAAGGCCGTTCCGGGCAGAACCTGCATAAAGCCCACTGCGCCCTTGTTGGACACCACGTGTCTGCGGAAGGAGCTTTCTGTTTTGATGACTGCCAGAACCAGATACGGGTCGATTCCCTTTTCAAAGGATTCCGAAGCTATGAGATAGGCGAAGTCCATATAGTTCATGCCGCCAGTGTTGGGTCGGTAGATCTCAAGAACGTTTTTGATGTCCATCACCAGAGCGGCGAATGAGAGCCTGCGTTTTTCATTTTCGAGGCTGTTTGAGAACTGTCTGTAACTCTCTGAATCCAGTGTGTTTTCGGAGCTTATTCTGTCCACTGTGGAGCTTATGGCAGTCAGATATACCACATTCATTACCAGAAAGCCGAAAACAACAATAGTTATAGACACGAACAGCGCTGCAAGAGTATTCTGTGCCTTATTAGTAATTCTTATGTTGAACATGATTCCCGATAGTAAAGTATTTGAGCATATTTGATGTTCACAAAATATTCATCCCCGATGTAAAAGTAAAGAGAAAAATTTTAAACGGAAGGCATGACAGAATGTATAAATACCCCAAGTTATTGAGAGGCAAGTTCATAAAAAGATATAAAAGATTTTTTGCAGATGTGCTTATGGACGGTGAAGTGGTCACTGCGCACAACCCGAACACCGGAACTATGAAATGCATAATTGAAGAGGGCAGGGATGTGCTCCTCTCCGTTTCCGACAACCCGAACCGCAAGCTGAAATATACTCTGGAAGGCTTTCTGGTGGAGGATAAGTGGGTGCTGACAAACACCATTCTTATGAACACGGTTGCCCGCAGAGGGATACTCGACGGCGAGGTGGCGGAGCTTCAGACGGTGACAGCCCTGAAAAGTGAATATAAATACGGTGACGGCCGCCTGGATTTCTACGGGGAAAAGGGCGGCAGAAGGTTTCTGGCCGAGGTTAAGAATGCAACCCTGTTCGATGAAAAATTCTGTATGTTTCCCGATGCGGTGACGGAGCGGGGAAGAAAGCATATCGGTCTTCTGCTTGAAGCCATGGCGGAAGGATACGACCCTTACATGATATATGTGTGTCAGGTGGACAGGCCGTTTTTCAGAATCGCCTCTGAGATAGACAATGAATATGACAAAGCTCTGAATGATGCTGTGGGGCAGGGGCTTAACGTTATAACAGTTATGACTGATTTTGATATGGAAAACGAGACCGTCAGACTTGTGAGGGGCGGTGAGTTTAAAGCAAACCGATGAGACGTGTCAGATATGCCTCATCATCCGTCTGTCCGGTCTTCATCATATAGTCAAGCTCGGCAAACACTGAGAACAGGTTGATAAGTTCCTGCTTCTTCCATGCCTTTGCTCCTGTCTTTATTCTGTCCAGAAGAAAGTATCTGTTCTCCTTTACCATATCCTTTGAAACCTGCATTCCGTATACATCACGCATCCGCTTGAACAGCAGGTTAATGAGTATCCGCAGGTTTTCGCCGCTCGCTATGAACTCTGTGAGCAGGACGAAGCATTCCTTTCTTTTGCGATAGGTAAAATTGTCTATGAATACAAAGATGTTGTCCTGACGTTTTGCCGTGATGGCGTTCAGTATGTCTGACTGGGTCTGAGGTTTTTTGTAGGCGAAAAATGCGGTGAGCTTGTCCACTTCGCTCTTTACCATGGAGAGGTTGCCGTCGAAAAGCTCGTTTATCTGCCCTGCGGCGGCGGTGTCTATGGAGAAACCCGCCTCGGAGAACATTCTGATGACCCTTGCTGTGATATCCTGCTTTTTCGATTCCTCTATCAGCAGATTAAATCCGGCCGCATCAAGAGCGGCGGACAGTTTCTTATCTGTTTTTGTCTCTTCCGTCATGATGATTATGGCGGATTCGATGCAGTTCGCGCAGGATTTTATGAACTGGTCAGAGTTTTTCACCGAGTCAAATGATTTGACCACGGCGGCTTTGGATTCGCTGAAAAGCGGTGCAGAGCTTGTGAAACCGAAAAAACTGTCACCCGACAGGTCTTCGGGGTTGAAAATCTCCGTTTCGCAGTCCTCCATTTTAGCGAGGAGTTTTTTTGACTGCTCTTCCTGATAAAAGAGGCTTCCTGCTATATACCAGAAAGGTTTACCTGTTTTCGAATTCATATCTGAATGTTTCCAGAGCGTCTCTGACAGCTTGTTTTATGGCGTTATTCCTGTTGCTGACCGATGCGGACAGCGATGATGTCTGGTTATAGGTTACGCTTGAGCCGAGGCTTTTAACGAAAATCTCGTTTCCGGCTTTGTCCTTAACTGTGATGTTGAGCGTGGCGTAGAGGTCGAATGTCGCCGTCTGTCCGGATGTCAGCTTAACGGCCGCAGATGAGGAAACGCCGGTCAGTGTGACATAGCCCACGTAGTCGGCTGTGCTTTGAGGAGCCAGAGCGTTTATCGATGAGAAGTACGATTTGACCTCGTTTTCGAACAGGTGATCAATGTTTGCCTCTTTCGATACGTTCTCAATGGATGCGGGATAGATTTTGAAAGCCGCCTTGGTTCCGGTCACAGCCATTTTATAGCCGCAGCCGTACACGAAAACAGTCATAAGCAGTGTTAAAAGAACGGCTTTCTTTATCATGTTATTTCACCACGAAGTTAACAAGTTTGTTAGGCACGTATATCTTCTTGACGAAGGTCATGCCGTCTGTGTGTTTGGAGACGTTCTCGTTTGCCAGTGCGAGGGCGAAAACATCGTCCTGAGCCATGTTTCTGGAGATGCCGATCTGGCCTCTCAGCTTTCCGTTCACCTGAACGGCAACGACTATCTCGTCTTTCTGAGTGTGGGCGGCGTCAAATTTCACCCATTCTGCACGGGAGACAAGCTCCGCCTGACCTGTCATCTCCCAGAGTTCCTCTGCGAGGTGGGGAGTGAAGGGAGCAAGAATTTTTATGAGGGTCAGCAGACAATCTTTAAACAGAGCCTTGTGCCCGTCGGTCAGGTTTGCTTCTGCCGAATAGAGGCTGTTTACGAACTCCATCATGGCCGCAACTGCCGTGTTGAGCTGATAGCGTTCGATATCCTCTGTAACCTTCTTAACTGTTGAGTGCAGAGCATAAAGAAGCTCTTTTGTCAGAGCGTCCTCTGCTGTGCCTGCATGGTCGGCCTTGATAAGCTCAAGGTTGTTGAAAACCAGTCTGTAGACTCTGTTCAGGAATCTGAAAGAGCCTTCGACACCGGAATCGCTCCACTCAAGCTCTCTTTCGGGGGGGCTTGCGAAGAGGATGAACAGCCTTGCCGTGTCAGCTCCGTATGTCTGTATAAGTTTATTGGGGTCGATAACGTTCTTTTTGGATTTGGACATCTTCTCAACACGTCCGATAACAACGTCGCCGCCGCATTTGGCGCATTTGCCCTCTTTGGACTCCTCGGGGAAGAGCCAGCCGTCAACGGGGCATTTGTAGGTCTCTTTGCAGACCATACCCTGAGTGAGCAGTCTCTTGAACGGCTCGTCAACAGAGACGTAGCCGAGGTCACGCATTACTTTCGTATAGAAGCGTGCATAGAGCAGGTGAAGGATCGCATGCTCGATTCCGCCAATGTACTGGTCAACGTTCATCCAGTAGTTCGCATCATCTTTGTTAAACGGGGCAGTGTCGCACTGCGGGGATGTATACCTTAAGAAATACCATGAGGATTCCATGAAGGTATCCATGGTATCGGTTTCACGTCTTGCGGGTTTGCCGCATTTGGGGCATGTGGTGTTCACGAAGGATTCGACCTTGTCCAGCGGGTTGCCTCGCATTTCGGGGTTGAAATCAACATCGGGAAGCTGAACCGGAAGCTGATCGAAGGGAACCGGAACGCTTCCGCAGCAGTCGCACTGGATGAAGGGGATGGGTGCGCCCCAGTATCTCTGGCGGGAGATCTGCCAGTCACGCAGACGGTAGTTTACCGTACTCTTACCGAGGTTGTGGGTGTCGAGGTAGTCCACTATCGCTTTTTTGGCGGATTCGTTGTCTGTGCCGTCAAAAACTCCGGAGTTCACCAGCGTGCCTGCGCCTGTGTAGGCCTCGGTCATTGTTTCAAGCTCAAGACCTTCTTTGGGCATTATGACTATTTTCAGTTCACAGCCGTATTTTTTAGCAAATTCAAAGTCCCTCTGGTCGTGGGCGGGAACAGCCATAACCGCTCCTGTTCCGTAGTCCATCAGAACAAAGTTGGCAAGGAAGATGGGCATCTGGTATCCAGTTACGGGGTTGATGGCATATCTGCCTGTGAACACGCCTTTCTTCTCTTTGTCGTCAGCCATTCTGTTGACCTTGTCGTCTTTAAGGATGGCATCTATGAACTCAAGCCCCTCTTTCTCCTGCTCTGTGCCTTTCAGCAGTGCCTTTGCCATGGGGTGCTCGGGCGCAAGGGACATGAAAGTTGCTCCGAACAGAGTGTCGGGTCTGGTGGTGAATACCTTTATTTTTTCGTCTGAATGGGTAAGGGCGAAGTCTATCTCTGCGCCGTAGGATTTGCCTATCCAGTTCTGCTGCATTGTGAGAACCTTCGAAGGCCATCCGTCCAGCTTTTCGGTGAAATCCAGAAGCTCATCGGCATAATCGGTTATCTTCAGATACCAGCCGTCAAGCTCCTTAATGCGCACTTCGTGTCCGCATCTCCAGCATGCGCCGTCCTCAACCTGTTCGTTTGCAAGAACCGTGTTGCAGTCGTCGCACCAGTTAAGCAGTGATTTCTTTTTATAAACAAGGCCTTTTTCATACATCTGAATGAAGACCATCTGTTCCCATTTATAGTATTCTGGATCGCAGGTCGCCACTTCCCTGTCCCAGTCGTAGGAGAGGCCGAGCTTTTTAAGCTGTGCCTTCATGTAGCTAATGTTGTTCTTTGTCCAAACTGCGGGGTGTGTTGAGTTCTCTATTGCGGCGTTTTCTGCGGGCAGACCGAAGGCATCCCACCCCATGGGGTGAAGAACGTTGAATCCCTGCATGAATTTGTAACGTGAGATAACGTCACCGATGGCATAGTTGCGGACGTGCCCCATGTGTATCTTTCCTGACGGATAGGGGAACATCTCAAGGCAGTAGAACTTCTCTTTGCTGTTATCTGTCGCAACTTTAAAGAGTTTTCTGTCCTCCCATATCTTCTGCCATTTCTCTTCTGTCTCTGCGGGATTATATTTCATCAAAAGCCTCCGACTGTTAAGAGTTAATAACTAGCAAAGTTAAGGTAATATATCAAGGATTATTGAAAACCAAAATACATGATATTTTTTTTATTTTAGTAGAGTGTAAAAACTGGTATAATGCGTATAAATAATTAACGGGAATTCTTTATGATTAGTGATAACTCTTTTATTGAGTTGGCGTATACTTTTGTCAGAATACGCAATCTGGATGAGTTGCTCGACACTGTGCTCGGAAGTATCAGAAACATGCTCTCTGCGGATGCCGGAAGCATATTTATTTACGACGAAGAGAACGACGAACTGATATTCAGCTACACCCAGAACGACTCACTGGATCTGCCCTTCAAAAAATTCAGGATGAAGGCCAACGAGCAGAGTATTGCGGGCTTCTGCGCAGTGCGGAAGGAGATACTCAGGCTTGACGACGTTTACGACCTCGATCCCAAATTTCCGTTCCGCTTTAATCAGAGTTTCGACGATATGTCCGGCTACTGCACCAGATCCATGCTCGTTTTCCCCATTACGGATATCAGCGGCGGACTTATCGGTGTGCTTCAGCTTATAAACAAACGCAAAAAGAACGTTCCTGTAAATAAGGATACTGCTGATGAGGCTGTCGGTGTTTTCACAGTTGAGGATGCCCACACAGCCCACTCTCTCAGCGGCATAATAGGCATGGCGCTGGAGAACGCACTGCTTTACGACAGTATCGAGGCAATGTGGGAGGGATTCATTCAGGCCTGCATGACGGCGATAGACTCCCGCGACCCTGTGACAGGCGGTCACAGCGAACGTGTCACCAGTCTTACTATGGCAATAGCAGAAGCCATGAGCGATGATGATGAAACATTTCCCGATTTCGTCCTCACCCCTGCACAGCTTCGCTCCCTTAAATATTCATGCATGCTCCACGACTTCGGAAAACTCGTCATCAGCGAAAACGTACTCCAGAAGGCTGATAAACTCTATCCGGGCATGATGGATGTTATAAAATACAGGTTTGCAATGGCAAAGGCTGTTGCAAAAGCCGAAGGCAAACCCCAGAGTGTAACAGACGAGTTGAACACTCTGCTTGAAAAGGTTTATATGGCCAACATCCCGACGGTTCTGGATGCGGATACCTCCGAAGGACTGGACAGATGC
This genomic stretch from Seleniivibrio woodruffii harbors:
- a CDS encoding HD-GYP domain-containing protein, encoding MISDNSFIELAYTFVRIRNLDELLDTVLGSIRNMLSADAGSIFIYDEENDELIFSYTQNDSLDLPFKKFRMKANEQSIAGFCAVRKEILRLDDVYDLDPKFPFRFNQSFDDMSGYCTRSMLVFPITDISGGLIGVLQLINKRKKNVPVNKDTADEAVGVFTVEDAHTAHSLSGIIGMALENALLYDSIEAMWEGFIQACMTAIDSRDPVTGGHSERVTSLTMAIAEAMSDDDETFPDFVLTPAQLRSLKYSCMLHDFGKLVISENVLQKADKLYPGMMDVIKYRFAMAKAVAKAEGKPQSVTDELNTLLEKVYMANIPTVLDADTSEGLDRCLHYFFEDTEGHTHQLLTEKEYSYLSIKRGSLTDSERDVIMSHVRHTYEFLKKIPWTKELKQVPEVAAMHHERISGNGYPFGLKGEEVVIPGRIMAIADIYDALTAQDRPYKKAMPVEKACAILIEEAERNVLDIDIVQFFIKNEIYKCLDRR
- the leuS gene encoding leucine--tRNA ligase; the encoded protein is MKYNPAETEEKWQKIWEDRKLFKVATDNSKEKFYCLEMFPYPSGKIHMGHVRNYAIGDVISRYKFMQGFNVLHPMGWDAFGLPAENAAIENSTHPAVWTKNNISYMKAQLKKLGLSYDWDREVATCDPEYYKWEQMVFIQMYEKGLVYKKKSLLNWCDDCNTVLANEQVEDGACWRCGHEVRIKELDGWYLKITDYADELLDFTEKLDGWPSKVLTMQQNWIGKSYGAEIDFALTHSDEKIKVFTTRPDTLFGATFMSLAPEHPMAKALLKGTEQEKEGLEFIDAILKDDKVNRMADDKEKKGVFTGRYAINPVTGYQMPIFLANFVLMDYGTGAVMAVPAHDQRDFEFAKKYGCELKIVIMPKEGLELETMTEAYTGAGTLVNSGVFDGTDNESAKKAIVDYLDTHNLGKSTVNYRLRDWQISRQRYWGAPIPFIQCDCCGSVPVPFDQLPVQLPDVDFNPEMRGNPLDKVESFVNTTCPKCGKPARRETDTMDTFMESSWYFLRYTSPQCDTAPFNKDDANYWMNVDQYIGGIEHAILHLLYARFYTKVMRDLGYVSVDEPFKRLLTQGMVCKETYKCPVDGWLFPEESKEGKCAKCGGDVVIGRVEKMSKSKKNVIDPNKLIQTYGADTARLFILFASPPERELEWSDSGVEGSFRFLNRVYRLVFNNLELIKADHAGTAEDALTKELLYALHSTVKKVTEDIERYQLNTAVAAMMEFVNSLYSAEANLTDGHKALFKDCLLTLIKILAPFTPHLAEELWEMTGQAELVSRAEWVKFDAAHTQKDEIVVAVQVNGKLRGQIGISRNMAQDDVFALALANENVSKHTDGMTFVKKIYVPNKLVNFVVK